One Aneurinibacillus migulanus genomic region harbors:
- a CDS encoding sigma-54-dependent Fis family transcriptional regulator produces MITEMVSQRQWEKFMQEGVLDTSRLHARISESWALCQRAGVNPYLEKARHILEPDLFAKRKRDCGDLLDVALPYVEKLYASIRGAGSVVLLIDPDGYVLALYGDDEARHFAQTINFVEGVKWTEEEVGTNAIGTALRTGEAIALTGAEHFSVVSHNWTCSAAPICDEKGRMLGVLDISGPAAKAHPHTLGAVVSTAYVIEQEWRMREQRDRLELMQFAYDSLSLSQPLLICDRNGIVVAASPEIRQRDAFCLGKEAADLLKENDYTERTRTPIHSMHGNRLLGFCLSLSEASREPTFAYGKTGSLRFAGVAGKSKRFQLMLQEAEQVAKTESTVHIEGESGTGKEVIARALHESSSRHGGPFVAVNCGAIAPDLMESELFGYVDGAFTGARRNGRKGKLEQANGGTLFLDEIGEIPPAMQVALLRVLQEREVIPVGADKAIPLDIRVITATHRNLRQMVRDGAFREDLFYRLYVFPLYIPPLRERREDIPDLIRHFCEKAAWDVEFPPAMVEWLASYEWPGNIRQLFNVLERIRIRAGGGMPDQTHLIIPEEIKPTSVIDTKPSPAVGLTYREEVERQEIMQALHKTGGNVRLAGRLLHIPRSTLYRKLKKYGL; encoded by the coding sequence TTGATAACGGAAATGGTATCGCAGCGTCAGTGGGAAAAGTTCATGCAAGAAGGGGTGCTGGATACATCCCGCTTGCATGCGCGCATCTCAGAATCCTGGGCACTGTGCCAGCGTGCCGGGGTGAATCCGTACCTTGAAAAAGCAAGACATATCCTTGAGCCGGATTTGTTCGCCAAGCGCAAGCGGGACTGTGGCGACCTGCTGGATGTTGCCCTTCCGTATGTAGAGAAGTTATATGCATCCATCCGCGGTGCAGGTTCAGTAGTGCTTCTCATCGATCCGGACGGATATGTCCTCGCACTATATGGAGACGATGAAGCTAGGCATTTTGCTCAAACCATTAACTTTGTCGAAGGCGTAAAATGGACGGAGGAAGAGGTTGGAACAAATGCGATCGGTACGGCACTGCGCACCGGGGAGGCTATTGCACTCACAGGAGCTGAGCATTTCTCCGTTGTCTCGCATAATTGGACATGTTCAGCCGCACCGATTTGCGATGAAAAAGGCAGAATGCTCGGTGTGCTTGATATCTCCGGACCAGCTGCTAAGGCTCATCCTCATACGTTAGGTGCGGTAGTGTCTACCGCTTATGTTATCGAACAGGAGTGGCGCATGCGGGAGCAGCGGGATCGCCTGGAATTAATGCAGTTTGCGTACGATTCGCTCTCCCTGTCGCAGCCGTTGCTCATTTGTGACCGGAATGGCATTGTCGTTGCGGCGAGTCCCGAAATTAGGCAGCGAGATGCATTCTGCTTAGGGAAAGAAGCAGCTGACTTGCTCAAAGAGAACGACTATACGGAACGAACGCGTACGCCTATTCATTCTATGCATGGAAATCGATTGCTTGGATTTTGCTTATCGCTTTCAGAAGCATCCAGGGAACCGACATTTGCATATGGAAAGACCGGTTCTTTGCGGTTTGCAGGTGTCGCTGGAAAAAGTAAGCGATTTCAATTGATGTTGCAGGAAGCAGAACAGGTAGCAAAAACAGAGAGCACCGTGCATATCGAAGGTGAGAGCGGTACGGGTAAAGAGGTTATTGCCCGTGCGTTGCATGAGAGCAGTTCACGACATGGTGGACCATTCGTTGCCGTCAATTGTGGTGCCATTGCGCCAGATTTGATGGAAAGCGAGCTATTCGGCTATGTAGATGGCGCGTTTACCGGCGCCAGGAGGAATGGTCGCAAAGGTAAGCTGGAGCAGGCGAATGGGGGTACGCTGTTTCTCGATGAAATCGGGGAAATTCCTCCGGCAATGCAGGTTGCGCTGCTACGAGTGCTACAAGAGCGTGAAGTCATCCCTGTAGGGGCAGATAAAGCTATACCGCTTGATATACGTGTTATCACAGCTACACATCGGAATTTACGGCAGATGGTGCGGGATGGAGCGTTTCGTGAGGATTTGTTTTATCGGTTGTACGTATTTCCGCTTTATATTCCTCCGCTCAGAGAGAGACGAGAGGATATCCCTGATTTAATCCGTCATTTTTGTGAGAAAGCCGCCTGGGATGTTGAGTTTCCTCCGGCTATGGTAGAGTGGCTTGCATCATATGAATGGCCGGGAAATATTCGACAATTGTTCAATGTGCTCGAAAGAATACGTATCCGGGCGGGAGGAGGTATGCCGGACCAGACGCACCTGATAATTCCCGAAGAAATCAAACCTACATCGGTCATCGATACGAAACCATCTCCAGCTGTCGGATTAACATACAGGGAGGAGGTCGAGAGGCAGGAGATTATGCAGGCGTTGCACAAGACAGGTGGGAATGTCAGATTGGCAGGTCGTTTACTTCATATTCCGCGCAGTACATTGTATAGAAAATTAAAAAAATATGGGCTGTAG
- a CDS encoding NCS2 family permease, with protein MQKLMDKYFRLTGSHTTARKEILAGTVSFFTIVYIIAVNSSIMADAGIPVEAGIIATILTSFVGCLLMGFGANAPIMLVPGMGINALFSYTLVQGMGLTWQEALAAVFVSGMLFALVAFTSLATKIAQAIPESLKEAITVGIGLFLAFIGLQKGGIVVASPTTFVALGDFSSAPVLLTLATLLITVFLFIRNVPGNFLIGILLGTSLAALFGQIDIERMGHVGFSSSEYRSVFGAMSFDNVASAAFWIASFSMALVVVFENIGLIHSHLRMADKSESFDRAMRTTSLSVIACGLFGTSPTVATVESAAGIATGGKTGFTAVVTGMLFLLSFFFIPVIRLIPDSAIAPVLIIIGGLMIQSVRNIDFQDFSEGFPAFLVIALIPLTYSIVDGIAFGFIVYPLLKLALGRGKEIALPLYLIAGLFLLNFVFHAIGT; from the coding sequence TTGCAAAAGTTGATGGACAAATACTTTCGTTTAACAGGAAGCCATACGACGGCCAGGAAAGAGATTTTAGCCGGCACGGTTTCTTTTTTTACGATTGTCTATATTATCGCCGTGAATTCGTCGATTATGGCCGATGCGGGAATTCCTGTAGAAGCGGGAATCATCGCTACGATTCTAACTTCGTTCGTTGGCTGTCTTCTTATGGGATTTGGCGCCAATGCACCTATTATGCTTGTGCCAGGGATGGGCATTAATGCTTTATTCTCGTATACACTTGTACAAGGAATGGGACTGACTTGGCAGGAGGCGCTTGCGGCTGTTTTTGTATCTGGTATGTTGTTTGCACTTGTTGCTTTCACTTCGCTTGCGACAAAGATTGCACAAGCGATTCCAGAATCGCTGAAGGAAGCTATTACAGTAGGTATCGGGTTATTTCTTGCTTTTATCGGTTTGCAGAAAGGTGGAATTGTAGTTGCCAGTCCGACTACGTTCGTGGCATTGGGTGATTTCAGCAGTGCGCCTGTGCTTTTGACTCTGGCAACGCTTCTTATTACCGTGTTTTTATTTATTCGTAATGTGCCAGGGAATTTTTTAATCGGTATTCTGCTCGGTACATCTCTGGCTGCTTTATTCGGGCAAATCGATATAGAACGTATGGGGCACGTCGGATTTTCATCCAGCGAATACAGGTCGGTGTTTGGCGCCATGTCATTTGATAACGTTGCATCTGCGGCGTTCTGGATTGCTTCTTTTTCCATGGCGCTTGTGGTTGTTTTCGAAAATATTGGCCTTATTCACAGCCATCTCCGTATGGCGGATAAATCAGAATCGTTCGATCGAGCCATGCGGACTACGTCTCTCTCTGTCATTGCGTGCGGTTTATTCGGTACTAGTCCTACAGTAGCCACAGTAGAAAGTGCGGCAGGTATTGCGACGGGAGGAAAAACAGGATTTACAGCCGTTGTTACCGGTATGCTGTTTTTACTGTCTTTCTTTTTTATTCCGGTTATTAGATTGATTCCGGATAGTGCGATTGCTCCTGTTCTGATTATTATTGGTGGGCTCATGATTCAGAGCGTGCGGAACATTGACTTTCAGGATTTCTCTGAGGGGTTTCCTGCGTTTTTAGTTATTGCACTCATTCCGCTGACATACAGTATCGTAGACGGGATTGCTTTCGGATTCATCGTTTATCCGTTGCTGAAGCTTGCACTCGGCAGGGGGAAAGAAATTGCCTTGCCGCTTTATTTGATTGCCGGCTTATTTCTGCTCAACTTCGTATTTCACGCAATCGGCACATAG
- a CDS encoding thiamine pyrophosphate-dependent dehydrogenase E1 component subunit alpha — protein sequence MSMAQTQNQELSKKQAQWMYQKAVEIRKFEDRVHDLFSEGKLPGFVHLYAGEEAVAVGVCAHLDENDSITSTHRGHGHCIAKGCELDGMMAELFGKATGLCKGKGGSMHIADVSKGMLGANGIVGGGFPLACGSALTAKIKQTGAVTVCFFGDGANNEGTFHEGINLAAIWKLPVVFVAENNGYAEATPFHYASSCTNIADRAAAYNIPSIIVDGKDMMAVYHAAKEAVERARRGEGPTLIECRTYRNYGHFEGDQQKYKREGERREHLNEQDAITLFRNYLLDTNIMSESEMNNIDQQVSEMVEEAITFAEQSPYPSEDDLYTDVYVSY from the coding sequence ATGAGTATGGCACAAACGCAAAATCAGGAATTGTCCAAAAAACAGGCGCAGTGGATGTATCAAAAAGCAGTGGAGATTCGTAAGTTCGAAGACCGGGTTCACGACTTATTCAGTGAAGGCAAGCTTCCAGGATTTGTGCATTTGTATGCAGGGGAAGAAGCGGTAGCGGTTGGAGTATGTGCACATCTCGATGAAAATGATAGCATCACCAGTACCCATCGTGGTCACGGCCATTGCATTGCAAAAGGATGTGAACTTGATGGAATGATGGCGGAGTTATTCGGCAAGGCAACGGGGTTGTGCAAGGGGAAAGGCGGTTCCATGCATATCGCAGACGTCAGTAAAGGGATGCTTGGAGCCAATGGCATTGTCGGCGGTGGATTTCCGCTTGCATGTGGTTCGGCATTAACCGCAAAAATCAAACAAACTGGTGCAGTAACTGTCTGTTTCTTTGGCGATGGGGCAAACAATGAAGGCACATTCCATGAAGGTATTAATCTTGCTGCCATTTGGAAGCTTCCTGTTGTATTCGTTGCTGAGAACAACGGCTATGCCGAAGCAACACCGTTCCATTACGCATCCAGCTGCACGAATATTGCCGACAGGGCGGCGGCATACAACATCCCGAGTATCATCGTGGACGGTAAGGACATGATGGCTGTATATCATGCGGCAAAAGAAGCGGTGGAGCGTGCGCGGCGGGGCGAAGGACCGACGCTCATCGAGTGTAGAACCTATCGCAATTATGGCCACTTTGAAGGGGATCAGCAGAAATATAAGAGAGAAGGAGAACGGCGCGAACATTTGAATGAGCAGGATGCTATCACGTTGTTTAGGAATTATCTACTTGATACAAATATAATGAGCGAAAGTGAAATGAACAATATTGATCAGCAAGTGAGCGAGATGGTAGAAGAGGCGATTACGTTTGCTGAGCAAAGCCCGTATCCGAGCGAGGACGACTTGTATACCGACGTGTACGTATCCTACTAA
- a CDS encoding alpha-ketoacid dehydrogenase subunit beta, translating into MARQITFSEAVREAMQIAMRENPDVILMGEDIAGGADVDHLFEDEAWGGVMGVTKGLAKEFGRTRVLDTPISEAAYIGAAVAAGATGLRPIAELMFNDFIGCCLDQVMNQGAKLRYMFGGKAQVPITIRTMHGAGYRSAAQHSQSLYAMFTHIPGIKVVVPSTPYDAKGLLLASIEDNDPVIFFEDKTLYNMRGEVPEGKYTIPLGQADIKRKGSHITIVAIGKQVHTAMEAAEHLSRRGIEVEVVDPRSLSPLDEETILASVAKTNRLIVIDEANPRCSAATDISALVADKGFDLLDAPIKMITGPHTPVPFSPVLEDAYLPNPQKVIKVVSELIGDESILAV; encoded by the coding sequence TTGGCAAGACAAATTACATTTTCGGAAGCAGTTCGTGAAGCGATGCAGATTGCCATGCGGGAGAATCCGGATGTCATTCTGATGGGGGAAGATATTGCCGGTGGTGCGGATGTCGATCATTTGTTCGAAGATGAAGCATGGGGCGGCGTTATGGGCGTCACGAAAGGACTAGCGAAGGAATTCGGTCGTACACGGGTACTTGATACACCCATCAGCGAGGCAGCGTACATTGGTGCAGCGGTAGCGGCTGGTGCTACAGGGCTTAGGCCGATTGCCGAGCTGATGTTTAACGACTTTATTGGATGCTGCCTTGATCAAGTGATGAACCAGGGGGCAAAGCTTCGATATATGTTCGGCGGCAAAGCGCAAGTTCCGATAACGATCCGTACGATGCACGGGGCCGGTTATCGGTCAGCGGCACAGCATTCACAAAGTCTGTATGCTATGTTTACGCATATTCCAGGCATCAAAGTCGTCGTGCCGTCCACACCGTACGATGCCAAAGGGTTATTGCTTGCTTCTATTGAAGATAACGACCCCGTTATTTTCTTTGAGGATAAAACGCTATACAACATGAGAGGTGAAGTGCCAGAGGGTAAGTATACGATTCCACTTGGCCAGGCGGATATTAAACGTAAAGGCAGTCATATAACGATAGTTGCTATCGGTAAACAAGTCCATACTGCAATGGAAGCAGCGGAGCATCTTTCACGAAGGGGAATTGAAGTGGAAGTTGTTGACCCGCGAAGCCTTTCTCCGCTTGATGAAGAAACCATTCTCGCTTCGGTTGCCAAGACGAACCGCTTAATCGTTATTGATGAAGCGAATCCACGTTGCAGTGCGGCTACTGATATTTCTGCGCTTGTCGCAGACAAAGGCTTCGATCTGCTGGATGCGCCGATTAAAATGATTACCGGTCCACATACACCGGTTCCATTCTCACCAGTTCTTGAAGATGCTTATTTGCCAAATCCACAGAAAGTTATCAAGGTTGTATCGGAGTTAATCGGAGACGAATCGATTCTTGCAGTGTAA
- a CDS encoding dihydrolipoamide acetyltransferase family protein, whose product MAADVIMPKLGMGMKEGTVVEWKKAAGDEVNKGDVVVVISSEKIEMEVEAPTDGVLLDIVVGAGEVAPIGTAIGYIGQPGEKVVEVATPAASSAPQQLVERETKKKESNVSESLSSTPALRKAGVKISPVARKIAEAAGLNIEELAGTGPSGRITKEDVERAIQERKSDEVAATQQVVSLEAHRENATQTMPMTGMRKVIAERMHESLRNSAQLTMTMRADVTDLLTLKKQAANQVENGQEAGDRLTVTDFIARAVVRALQRHAQMNSAYIDSGIETYNHVHLGIAVALEKGLVVPVIRHAERMSVLELSRAIRDLSQRARENQLSPEEMSGSTFTITNLGAYHVETFTPILNSPETGILGVGVAHDMPVYIGELLHRRSLLPLSLTFDHRVLDGAPAAAFLHTIKEYLEHPYRMLL is encoded by the coding sequence ATGGCAGCGGACGTCATCATGCCAAAGCTTGGCATGGGCATGAAAGAAGGAACCGTCGTAGAATGGAAAAAAGCCGCAGGCGACGAAGTAAACAAAGGAGATGTCGTCGTCGTAATCAGTTCAGAGAAAATCGAAATGGAAGTAGAAGCACCCACGGACGGCGTGCTGCTGGATATTGTGGTAGGAGCTGGAGAGGTAGCACCAATCGGAACGGCTATTGGATATATTGGCCAGCCAGGAGAAAAAGTTGTAGAAGTGGCAACACCCGCCGCATCTTCCGCTCCACAGCAGCTAGTAGAACGAGAGACAAAGAAGAAGGAAAGCAATGTATCCGAAAGCTTATCGTCTACTCCGGCCTTACGAAAGGCAGGCGTGAAGATTTCTCCTGTTGCCCGCAAAATAGCGGAAGCAGCTGGCTTGAATATTGAAGAGTTAGCTGGAACAGGACCGAGTGGTCGGATTACGAAGGAAGACGTGGAAAGGGCGATTCAAGAAAGAAAAAGTGATGAAGTGGCTGCCACGCAGCAAGTGGTCTCTCTGGAGGCGCATCGCGAAAATGCCACACAAACTATGCCAATGACCGGCATGCGTAAAGTCATTGCTGAACGTATGCATGAAAGTTTGCGAAACAGCGCCCAGCTCACGATGACCATGCGTGCGGATGTCACGGACCTGCTGACACTAAAAAAGCAGGCAGCAAATCAGGTGGAAAACGGACAGGAAGCGGGGGATAGGCTGACGGTAACCGATTTTATTGCCCGAGCGGTTGTACGCGCGCTCCAGAGGCATGCACAAATGAACAGTGCTTATATCGATAGTGGCATTGAAACGTACAATCATGTCCATCTAGGCATAGCTGTTGCATTAGAAAAAGGGTTGGTTGTTCCAGTCATACGCCATGCAGAACGGATGTCTGTTCTTGAATTGTCACGCGCAATTCGAGATCTCAGCCAGCGGGCCCGGGAGAATCAACTAAGTCCAGAGGAGATGTCAGGGTCAACCTTTACGATTACGAATCTAGGCGCTTATCATGTCGAGACATTTACCCCGATTTTAAATTCGCCGGAAACAGGTATTCTCGGTGTGGGTGTGGCACATGATATGCCGGTTTATATAGGGGAGCTGTTGCATCGACGCAGTCTTCTGCCGTTAAGCTTGACGTTTGATCATCGGGTACTGGATGGTGCTCCTGCAGCGGCATTTCTTCATACGATAAAAGAATATTTGGAGCATCCATACCGGATGCTGCTCTAG
- the lpdA gene encoding dihydrolipoyl dehydrogenase: MDTIAIIGGGPAGYVAAITAARQGARVILIESAALGGTCLNEGCMPTKSLLESAEMYEKVKRAADFGIAVPDGDVHIDWKRVQRYKDKTVKKLVLGIQYLMKKNQIEVIQGKASFVNDYKLQVHTNEGVQDIEAERYIIATGSEPIALPFAPFDGEWILNSTHALEQQYLPESILIVGGGVIGCEFASIYSRMGCKVTVVEMADSILPGEDEDIAAILAKQLQADGVALHTAAAVQQLDKTKKRVVIQTKDEQVEMQAERVLVAVGRKPRTAQLGLENTGVMWTDRGIEVSDDMSTSVPHIYACGDVIGGIQLAHLAFHEGEVAGTNACGGSQQAHSRAVPRCIYTWPEVASVGLTERQARQQYGDVQVSEFPFSANGKALILQEQIGKVKVITEPSFQEILGISIVGPRATELIGQGTLIIHGEMTVDTLDDFIAAHPTLAEAIHEAIRAAEGAAVHI, from the coding sequence GTGGATACAATTGCGATAATCGGGGGCGGTCCTGCTGGATATGTTGCAGCGATTACGGCGGCGCGTCAAGGAGCACGCGTCATATTAATCGAATCGGCGGCGCTTGGCGGTACATGCCTGAATGAGGGATGTATGCCGACCAAGTCATTGCTGGAAAGCGCAGAAATGTATGAGAAAGTGAAACGGGCGGCGGATTTTGGTATTGCGGTACCGGACGGGGATGTACACATTGATTGGAAGCGTGTACAGAGGTACAAAGATAAAACGGTAAAAAAGCTTGTGCTAGGCATTCAATACCTGATGAAGAAAAATCAAATTGAAGTAATTCAGGGCAAGGCGTCTTTTGTTAACGATTACAAGTTGCAGGTGCATACGAATGAAGGAGTGCAAGATATTGAAGCGGAACGCTATATTATTGCAACCGGTTCCGAACCGATTGCGCTCCCGTTTGCGCCATTTGATGGGGAGTGGATTTTAAATAGTACACATGCTCTTGAGCAGCAATATTTACCCGAGTCAATACTCATTGTCGGCGGCGGAGTCATCGGCTGCGAGTTTGCTAGTATATACAGTCGCATGGGATGCAAAGTAACGGTAGTTGAGATGGCTGATTCCATTCTTCCGGGAGAAGACGAGGATATTGCGGCCATACTGGCAAAACAGCTACAGGCTGATGGAGTCGCGCTGCATACAGCTGCCGCCGTACAACAACTGGACAAAACAAAGAAAAGAGTCGTTATCCAAACAAAAGATGAACAGGTTGAAATGCAGGCAGAACGCGTGCTGGTTGCTGTCGGGCGCAAGCCGCGCACGGCGCAACTTGGGCTTGAGAATACAGGTGTGATGTGGACGGATCGAGGTATTGAGGTTAGTGATGACATGAGCACAAGTGTCCCACATATTTATGCCTGTGGTGATGTTATAGGCGGCATTCAGCTCGCACATCTTGCATTCCATGAAGGAGAAGTAGCGGGGACAAACGCTTGTGGCGGATCGCAGCAGGCTCATAGCCGGGCGGTTCCACGTTGTATCTACACCTGGCCGGAAGTGGCGAGCGTCGGATTGACTGAGCGTCAAGCTCGCCAGCAATACGGCGATGTACAAGTAAGTGAATTTCCGTTTAGTGCAAATGGCAAAGCGCTTATTCTTCAGGAACAAATCGGGAAGGTGAAAGTGATTACGGAGCCGTCATTTCAGGAGATTCTTGGTATCTCGATTGTCGGACCGCGTGCTACGGAGTTGATTGGACAAGGAACATTAATAATACATGGGGAAATGACGGTGGATACGCTGGACGATTTTATTGCCGCCCATCCCACGCTTGCAGAAGCTATTCATGAAGCGATTCGCGCCGCCGAAGGGGCAGCAGTGCATATATAA
- a CDS encoding guanylate kinase: MYELQAHERIFVFTGPYGAGRKTVADMVGDTLGMQRVIPYTTRPRRSVEVDGQDYHFVSEEQFARMKASDAFIETIELDHIMYGIKESDIEHDLQKSGVIYLILNHYGADILKRLYGDKVIRICIHTDPDTIMKKQRTRGYSDEVIRRHLKYYEEEIAYKIQCEHCFANNDLAHTIFAVSEAIEPYLGRNLMPDYQ, encoded by the coding sequence ATGTACGAGTTACAAGCACACGAAAGAATTTTCGTTTTTACGGGCCCCTACGGCGCAGGGCGTAAGACAGTTGCAGATATGGTCGGTGATACGCTGGGGATGCAGCGAGTCATTCCTTATACTACCCGTCCCCGTCGCTCGGTTGAAGTAGACGGACAAGATTATCATTTTGTTTCCGAAGAACAATTTGCACGAATGAAGGCAAGCGACGCATTTATCGAAACGATAGAGCTTGATCATATTATGTATGGCATCAAAGAAAGCGATATTGAACACGATTTGCAAAAAAGCGGGGTCATCTACTTAATCCTCAATCATTATGGTGCTGATATTCTGAAACGTCTATATGGAGACAAAGTCATCCGCATTTGTATTCATACAGATCCTGATACTATCATGAAAAAACAGCGTACGCGCGGATACTCTGATGAAGTTATCCGGCGTCATTTAAAGTACTACGAAGAAGAGATCGCTTACAAAATACAATGTGAACATTGTTTTGCCAATAATGATCTTGCACATACCATATTTGCCGTATCAGAGGCAATTGAGCCGTATCTGGGTCGTAACCTTATGCCTGATTATCAATAG
- a CDS encoding NAD-dependent protein deacylase, protein MIEAESVERLAQAIQKADRIVVLTGAGISTESGIPDFRSTEGIWTEDVSRMDMMSTSYLRRNPERFWPVFKDIFRVKIEGEIKPNRGHYFLAALEEAGKQITVVTQNVDGLHVAAGSGHVLEIHGTIKKAYCPSCGEQYDVSYVKEHEVPRCIARLPGGICKQVLRPAVVLFGDQVEGLEDAFAAVENCDLFLTLGSSLEVTPVNYLPGAAASGAAKMTAIINREPTQMDKYFDIVLHTEIGSTLSYIAKRLSIQI, encoded by the coding sequence ATGATAGAAGCAGAGAGCGTAGAGAGGCTGGCACAGGCGATTCAGAAGGCGGATCGCATTGTAGTATTGACAGGAGCCGGTATAAGTACCGAATCCGGTATTCCTGATTTTCGCTCAACGGAAGGAATATGGACAGAGGATGTAAGCCGGATGGATATGATGTCTACTTCATATCTACGTCGTAATCCAGAACGTTTCTGGCCCGTATTCAAAGATATTTTTCGCGTTAAAATTGAAGGAGAAATTAAGCCGAACCGAGGTCATTATTTTCTGGCAGCGTTAGAGGAGGCAGGCAAGCAGATAACTGTAGTTACGCAAAATGTGGACGGTTTGCACGTGGCGGCGGGAAGTGGACATGTGCTAGAAATTCATGGAACAATTAAAAAAGCATATTGCCCTTCATGCGGTGAACAGTATGATGTAAGTTATGTTAAAGAGCATGAAGTACCTCGTTGCATTGCAAGATTACCCGGCGGGATATGTAAGCAGGTGTTACGCCCTGCCGTTGTTCTATTCGGGGATCAGGTGGAAGGGCTGGAAGATGCATTTGCCGCAGTTGAGAACTGCGATTTGTTTTTGACGCTAGGTTCTTCGCTTGAGGTAACACCCGTGAACTACCTTCCAGGTGCGGCGGCATCAGGGGCGGCCAAGATGACGGCGATAATTAACCGGGAACCGACTCAGATGGACAAGTATTTTGACATTGTACTGCATACAGAGATCGGGTCGACATTATCATATATCGCCAAACGGCTATCCATACAAATATAG
- a CDS encoding tyrosine-type recombinase/integrase, translated as MNFHFSYHDEYEKYLMEQMRADLTIHSYMTEMTIFFAWLGRVHPHIELHDIGYSTVTQFIEEELKVGRQVSTVNKKISALKSYFHFLWLKGVIGLDPCAKLKRRRDEKEEQAFYVTDEEIDFLFHTIEQDAASKNNEALYLRNMALITVFLWGGLRIQEASNLLWSEIVWQGDSAIVGISLGNLRRIVLNEREARYLRGHREISGDTTFVFTSRQGERMSPRSMQFVLNTLGKKAGLHIHAQKLRNTFVVHQLFRGYSRDEVADMLGIEQLILPEHVMEEVTAHR; from the coding sequence ATGAATTTTCATTTTAGCTACCATGATGAATATGAAAAATATTTAATGGAGCAAATGCGTGCTGACTTAACCATCCACTCTTATATGACGGAGATGACTATTTTTTTCGCCTGGTTAGGACGGGTACACCCCCATATAGAATTACACGATATCGGTTATTCTACCGTTACTCAATTTATCGAAGAAGAGTTAAAAGTAGGTCGGCAAGTGTCGACGGTGAATAAAAAGATTTCCGCACTTAAGTCGTACTTTCATTTTTTATGGTTAAAAGGCGTCATCGGACTTGACCCGTGTGCGAAACTAAAACGGCGTCGCGATGAGAAGGAGGAACAGGCATTTTATGTAACTGATGAAGAGATTGACTTTTTATTTCATACAATTGAACAGGATGCAGCATCAAAAAACAATGAAGCTCTTTATTTACGTAATATGGCGCTAATTACGGTGTTTCTCTGGGGAGGCCTGCGCATTCAGGAGGCGTCCAACTTGCTGTGGAGTGAAATTGTCTGGCAGGGGGACAGTGCAATTGTCGGCATTTCCCTCGGCAATCTGCGCCGTATCGTATTGAATGAGCGTGAAGCTCGCTACTTACGTGGACATCGGGAGATATCGGGAGATACGACATTCGTATTTACCTCCCGTCAAGGGGAAAGAATGAGCCCAAGAAGCATGCAATTTGTTTTGAATACGCTCGGTAAGAAAGCTGGTCTGCATATTCATGCGCAAAAATTACGCAATACATTTGTTGTTCATCAGCTATTCCGCGGGTATAGCAGAGATGAGGTGGCAGACATGCTTGGTATTGAACAGCTTATTCTTCCGGAGCATGTCATGGAAGAAGTAACAGCTCACCGTTAA